DNA sequence from the Microscilla marina ATCC 23134 genome:
AAGGTACTGCACCAGGCATGTTGGCTACACAGTAGTGTACTACTTCATCAATTACATAAGTAGGATCTTCATGCGTGGTAGGTTTACAGGTTTCAATACACCCACCTTGGTCTACTGCCACATCTACTACTACAGTGCCAGGCTGCATAGTTTTCAGCATGTCTTGAGTGATCAAGTGAGGCGCTTTAGCACCAGGAATTAATACTGCGCCTACAATCAAGTCAGAGTGTTGGATAGCTTCGGCAATATTGTACTGGTTAGACATAATAGTTTCTACATTGGCAGGCATAATATCAGCCAACTGGCGTAAACGAGGTAAACTAATATCCATAATAGTTACGTTGGCACCCAAGCCCGCCGCCATTTTAGCCGCTTGTGTTCCTACAATACCTCCACCAATAATCAATACATTGGCAGGTTTTACACCAGGTACACCACCCAACAAAATACCACGACCACCAGTAGGCTTTTCAAGGTATTTGGCTCCTTCTTGTACTGCCATTCTTCCTGCCACCTCTGACATAGGTACCAAAAGAGGTAAAGAACGATCAGCTTTCTCAACAGTTTCATAAGCCAAACAAATAGACTTATTGTCGATCATTGCCTTAGTCAAAGCCTCAGAAGAAGCAAAGTGGAAATAAGTAAATACCAATTGATTTTCTTTGATTAGATTGTATTCAGAAGCAATTGGTTCTTTCACTTTAATAATCATCTCAGCAATATCATAAATTGCCTCGATATTAGGCAAAATCTGAGCACCAGCGTCTTTGTATGCTTCATCCGAAAAACCACTACCTTCGCCCGCTTGGGTTTGTATATACACGGTATGGTTGTGATTCAACATTTCGGTTACACCTGCAGGTGTAAGGGCAACTCTACTTTCGTTTTGCTTTATCTCTTTTGGAACACCGATAATCATTGTTATGCTTTGGTTTAAATAAAAAGTGTCAAAAAAACTATGTGAAAAATGGGCAAAAAATAACTTTTCAATTTTGACTTTATGTATTGAAGCGTTTTTTCTTGTTGATAGCTAAAACTACCAATACAGCAAGTGCCTTGTATTAGAGCAAAACATAGTAGTGTCAAGCAAGTAACTTATTTTTCAGCCATTCCTTAGCAAATTTAATAAAGAAGTGGCGTAGAAATCACGTTTTCCTACAAAAAAAATATAATTAAACCTATAAATTGTGATATTTGAAAGTGTAGAAAATTAGGCAGTTTGAGTAATTTGAAAAAAAAAGCATAAGTTTTTTTAAAAAATAATCGTGATTTTATTGGATAATGAAAGGTTTTACAGTGAATTACTTTAGAATAAAATTTGGTGAAAACAGTTTGTTTTCTGCAACATTTTTTGAAAAAACACCCCTATTTTTATCTCCAAAGAGTATAAAAAACAATATAACTATTCAAAAAATTAAAAATAAGACAATGATATGAAGCATACCATAACACTAATTGCTATGTTCTTTGCCTTGGGTTTATGCAGTACATCCTATGGGCAATCTTCTACCACACGTGTGAAAGATGTACAGTCTAAGAAAGGCACACAGGGAGCTTCTTACCAAGACGCCGTTATCAGAGGTGAGCGTATGGTGTATGTATTGGGAGCACGTAAAGGACAAACAATGGTTGTAAAGGTTTGGGCAAAGGGAAAGAATGCCGTGTTTCAAATCAGGCATAAGAAAACCAAAAAGTATTTGCCAGGTACCGAGCCAGGGAAAGATGCACGGACCTGGACAGGCGCTTTGCCTTACAGTGGCAATTACGAAGTCATAGTAGGAGGCACCAGAGGCAATGCTTCTTATAATATCAGCTTTACGATTATGTAAGTGTATCCTAAAATTTGACCAAAAACAATCAAGGGACAATGGTCTAACTCATTGTCCCTTGATTGTTTGATAGTATAGGTAATGAAATGCTTTGTGCAATGGCTTACCTTTCCAATAAAAGTGTGGTATCGCCACGACGAAACAAAGTGCGGCTAAAGTTTTCGTATACATCGGCACTCAAAGTAATGATGGTGCGTGGGCTCTTAGTGTCGTTGGTATATACATAGAACGACTCTTGGATAGGTTCAGCCTTGGTGGGGGTAAACATTAACTCCAACATTACCCGTCCTCCCGGAGGCACTACGTTTTGGGTAAGATTGGCTACTGTACACTTACATTCACTTACCAGTTTTTCTATTTTTAAAGGGGCATTGCCTGTATTTCTTATTTCAAAAGCCTGACGCAGTGTCAAACGGTTTTCTGTCATACCAAAATGCTTGATCTTGTTACGCATAAACAGTTTGGGAGCTGCTTTTGCTGATCCATTGCTAATATCTTTGTAGGTTTTTTTCTTACGATTGACCTTACCGCTGATAAACAAAACCACCAATTTGTTGGTTGCATTGCTATTTACAGTGATACTCTTGTTGAAATTACCTGGGCGCCCCGTGGTGTTATAAGTGGCTTTGATTTTACCCTTTTTGCCTGGTTGTATAGCTTCTTTAGACCAGTAAGGAGTTGTGCAACCACAAGAGGCAGTTACCTTAGAAATCTTGATGGGTTTGTTCCCCGTGTTTACAAATTCAAATTCATAAGACACCATTACCCCTTCGGCAAGTTCACCAAAGTTGTGTTTCTCGGTGTCAAACTTCATTGTGCCCTGAGCATACACGCTGGTCATTGACAAGCAAGTTGAGGCAACCCCCAACAGGCAAATAAGTAAAAAAGAGTCTTTAAAATTTTTCATTGTGCTGTTAAACATTAAACAAGATTTAATAAGCATAGTATTATTACGCTTGGTGTGATTCCTCAATATTAAATTACTCTACCACAAAAATAGCGATTATATGACAGAATTGGTCATAATTTCCATACTATCATATTTTCGATGACAAGATTGACAAATTTAATGCTAAAAATAAAAAACCACATTATTTGGTAAATCTATTTTTATAAAAAATAAATACTAATAAACTGTTTTGTTTTAGAAATTTTTTGACCACAAATTGTAATAAAAAACGTTTTGCCAAATATTATATGGGTATTTCTGAAAAGGTAAAGCTATTTGAAAGATGCTTTTTTTTGAGTAGTTTTGTAAGACACCTCTCAGGATTGCAAAATACAGTCAAAAAGTTTAACTATTCTAATAATTGCATTTCGTATGATTACAAAAGATATATCTGTAGAACAGGAACTTACTAAAGACACTATTCTAAAAGACTACCAGTTAGCATGTGAAAGCCGTGAAGCCAGTTTGATCGGGCGCAAGGAGGTTTTTATGGGAAAAGCTAAATTTGGGATTTTTGGTGATGGCAAAGAAGTAGCCCAATTGGCTATGGCTCAGGCATTTCGTCCAGGTGATTTTCGTTCAGGGTATTATCGCGATCAAACATTCATGTTTGCAATTGGGGAGTTAACCATGGAGCAGTATTTTGCCCAGTTATATGCACATACCTCAGTAGAAGCTGAGCCTGTGTCGGCTGGCCGAATGATGAACGGGCACTTTGGAACCCGTTTGTTGGATGATGAAGGAAAGTGGAAAAACCAAAGCAATGCTTACAATGCCTCAGCTGACATATCGCCTACTGCTGGGCAAATGCCTCGTATATTAGGCATAGCGTATGCTTCTAAACTTTATCGGCAAAACCCTGACTTGCAGGTTTTTACTGATTTTTCTGATCAAGGCAACGAAATATCCTTTGGCACTATAGGCAATGCCTCTACCTCTGAAGGACTGTTTTATGAAACTATCAACGCTGCCGGAGTATTACAAGTACCTATGCTCATGTCGGTATGGGACGATGAGTATGGCATATCGGTACCCAAAGAGTACCACACCACCAAAGGCAGCATTTCTAAAGTATTGGCGGGCTTTAAACGTACCAAAAAAGAACAAGGCTATGAGATTTTCACGGTCAAGGGCTGGGATTATGAAGCTTTGTTTGAAACCTATCAAAAAGCGGCTGAAATATGCCGTACTGAGCATGTACCTGTATTGGTGCACGTTATAGAAGTAACCCAACCTCAAGGACATTCTACTTCCGGCTCGCACGAGCGCTATAAGCCAAAAGACCGTTTAGAGTGGGAAAAAGAATTTGATTGTATTAAAAAAATGCGTGAGTGGATTGTCACTCAAGGATACGCCTCAAACGATGAGGTAGATACCATAGAAAAAACGGCAAAAACCAACGCTAAAAACGCCCGTAAAACTGCTTGGAATGCCTTTGTAGACTCTATGAAAGGCGATCATAACGAAGCTTTGCAACTACTGACTCAGTTGGCTCAAAATAGCCCAAACTATGCCGATAAGTTGAGCGAGATTCAAGATGATTTGCAAAAAACTACCAACCCACTGAAACGAGACGCTATTACGTCAGTAAAAAAAGCCTTGAGATTGATTCGTACTGAGCAAAACCCTGCAAAGCATTCACTCATTGCCTGGTTAGATAAGGTAATAGCAAAGGGGCGTGAAGACTACAGTTCACACCTGTATAGTCAGTCAGACGAATCGGCATTGAATATACCCGAAATACCCGCTCAGTATAACGAAGACAGCAAGTTGGTAGATGGAAGAGAAGTGTTACAAGCTTGTTTTGATGCAGCACTTACCCGCGACCCTAGGGTGTTTGCTTTTGGCGAAGATGTAGGGAAGATCGGGGACGTAAACCAAGCATTTGCCGGACTACAAGAAAAGCATGGTGAGCTGAGGGTTACTGATACAGGTATTCGTGAAGCAACCATTATAGGGCAGGGCATTGGAGCTGCTATGCGTGGCTTGCGCCCAATTGCTGAAATACAATACTTAGATTATATATACTATGCAGTACAAATCTTAGCCGACGATTTGTCTTGCTTGCAATACCGCACCAAGGGTGGGCAAAAATCTCCTTTGATTATTCGTACCCGTGGACATCGTTTAGAGGGGATTTGGCATACAGGGTCGCCTATGGGTGCTTTGTTGCATAGTTTGCGAGGTATTTATATACTTACTCCGCGCGACATGACCCAAGCCGCTGGTTTTTATAATACTTTGCTCAAGTCAGATGATCCGGCTTTAGTAGTGGAGTGCTTGAATGGTTATCGTCTAAAAGAGAAATTACCAGAGAATATAGGTGACTTTACCGTACCATTGGGAGTACCCGAAACCCTGAAAGAGGGCACAGACATTACCCTGGTTACCTATGGCTCTATGTGTCGTATTGTAATAGATGCCGCTCGTCAGCTCGAAGAAGTAGGCGTTAGTTGTGAAGTAATAGATGTGCAATCACTATTACCGTTTGATTTGCAACACCATATTGTAGAATCTATCAAAAAAACCAATCGTGCCTTGTTTATTGATGAAGACGTACCAGGAGGCGCCTCAGCGTTTATGATGCAAAAAG
Encoded proteins:
- the ald gene encoding alanine dehydrogenase — its product is MIIGVPKEIKQNESRVALTPAGVTEMLNHNHTVYIQTQAGEGSGFSDEAYKDAGAQILPNIEAIYDIAEMIIKVKEPIASEYNLIKENQLVFTYFHFASSEALTKAMIDNKSICLAYETVEKADRSLPLLVPMSEVAGRMAVQEGAKYLEKPTGGRGILLGGVPGVKPANVLIIGGGIVGTQAAKMAAGLGANVTIMDISLPRLRQLADIMPANVETIMSNQYNIAEAIQHSDLIVGAVLIPGAKAPHLITQDMLKTMQPGTVVVDVAVDQGGCIETCKPTTHEDPTYVIDEVVHYCVANMPGAVPYTSTVALTNATLPYAIQLANKGWKKACQDSKELKLGLNIVQGEIVYQPVATAFDLPYTPVDTYLKGEAVV
- a CDS encoding DUF1573 domain-containing protein; this encodes MKNFKDSFLLICLLGVASTCLSMTSVYAQGTMKFDTEKHNFGELAEGVMVSYEFEFVNTGNKPIKISKVTASCGCTTPYWSKEAIQPGKKGKIKATYNTTGRPGNFNKSITVNSNATNKLVVLFISGKVNRKKKTYKDISNGSAKAAPKLFMRNKIKHFGMTENRLTLRQAFEIRNTGNAPLKIEKLVSECKCTVANLTQNVVPPGGRVMLELMFTPTKAEPIQESFYVYTNDTKSPRTIITLSADVYENFSRTLFRRGDTTLLLER
- a CDS encoding alpha-ketoacid dehydrogenase subunit alpha/beta encodes the protein MITKDISVEQELTKDTILKDYQLACESREASLIGRKEVFMGKAKFGIFGDGKEVAQLAMAQAFRPGDFRSGYYRDQTFMFAIGELTMEQYFAQLYAHTSVEAEPVSAGRMMNGHFGTRLLDDEGKWKNQSNAYNASADISPTAGQMPRILGIAYASKLYRQNPDLQVFTDFSDQGNEISFGTIGNASTSEGLFYETINAAGVLQVPMLMSVWDDEYGISVPKEYHTTKGSISKVLAGFKRTKKEQGYEIFTVKGWDYEALFETYQKAAEICRTEHVPVLVHVIEVTQPQGHSTSGSHERYKPKDRLEWEKEFDCIKKMREWIVTQGYASNDEVDTIEKTAKTNAKNARKTAWNAFVDSMKGDHNEALQLLTQLAQNSPNYADKLSEIQDDLQKTTNPLKRDAITSVKKALRLIRTEQNPAKHSLIAWLDKVIAKGREDYSSHLYSQSDESALNIPEIPAQYNEDSKLVDGREVLQACFDAALTRDPRVFAFGEDVGKIGDVNQAFAGLQEKHGELRVTDTGIREATIIGQGIGAAMRGLRPIAEIQYLDYIYYAVQILADDLSCLQYRTKGGQKSPLIIRTRGHRLEGIWHTGSPMGALLHSLRGIYILTPRDMTQAAGFYNTLLKSDDPALVVECLNGYRLKEKLPENIGDFTVPLGVPETLKEGTDITLVTYGSMCRIVIDAARQLEEVGVSCEVIDVQSLLPFDLQHHIVESIKKTNRALFIDEDVPGGASAFMMQKVIEEQNAYRWLDSAPATLAAQEHRAAYGSDGDFFSKPSIEDVFDKVYDMMSEADPAQYPAIY